In Myxococcales bacterium, the DNA window GCTACGGCGAGGGCCGCGTCGTCGCGCAGATCTGCGACGTCACACGCGAAGAGGACCTCGAGGGCCTCTTCTCTGCCACGAAAGAGGCGTTCGGACGCGTGGACGTGTGGGTGAACAACGCCGGCACCAGCAGCCCGCAGGTGAGCTTCCTCGAGCAGGACGCGAGCACCGTGAGGAGCGTCGTCGAGACGAACCTGCTCGGCACCATGCTCGGCTCGCGCGTCGCGCTCCGAGGAATGAAGGCCCAAGGATTCGGCGCGCTCTACAACATGGAAGGGTTCGGCAGCGACGGGGCCCGGCAGCTCGGCATGAGCACCTACGGAGCGACGAAATGTGGAGTGCGCTACTTCACCCGATCGCTGGCCGAAGAGCTCCGCAGCACTCCCCTCCTCGTGTGCACGTTGAGCCCGGGGGTCGTCGTGACCGACCTCCTCGTGGACGTGTACCGGAAGGGAGATCCGAAGGTGCACGCGCGCGCCCAGCGCCTCTTTCAGTTCATCGCGGACACCCCCGACGTCGTCGGGGATTTCCTCGCGAAGGCCGTGCTCGAGAACCGGAGGACGGACGTGCGCCTCGCGTGGATGACCGTCCCCAAGGCGATCCTCCGGTTTTTTCAGCCGAAGTACCACACGCGCAAGATCTTCCCGGGGCCCGGAGATCCGAGG includes these proteins:
- a CDS encoding SDR family oxidoreductase, which translates into the protein MARTSSERRAVVVTGGTKGIGRAMVEALLARGADVGLCGRDTRAVDEAKDALVSRYGEGRVVAQICDVTREEDLEGLFSATKEAFGRVDVWVNNAGTSSPQVSFLEQDASTVRSVVETNLLGTMLGSRVALRGMKAQGFGALYNMEGFGSDGARQLGMSTYGATKCGVRYFTRSLAEELRSTPLLVCTLSPGVVVTDLLVDVYRKGDPKVHARAQRLFQFIADTPDVVGDFLAKAVLENRRTDVRLAWMTVPKAILRFFQPKYHTRKIFPGPGDPR